The genomic interval GCTGCATAAGGACTGAACCTGAGTATCCCAGCACCAGAAATGGGCTATTTACCTTGTTTGGGTCCTCCCCTTACTGTACCTTTCCTCTGCTCTCAATGCTAAGCCTGCCTTTTCCATTTCCCTCTTCCGTCTCGCTTTCCCTTGGCCTCTGAAGCTCTGGGCACCGCATCCCTCCCCCAGAAAGAGGGTAGAAAAATACTGGGAGGTTGCTGCTCTATTATAACTTGGCAGCTGCTAGCTCTGCGCATCCATCTTCCTccactcctctctcccccacTGTTAGATTCgatttcataaataaatacCCTGCGTATTGACGTCAGTGTAGGCCTTGAGAAATAATACTCCTGCCGCTTTCTCTGCTAAGCATGGGGGgcggaggggagagggaggaggaacagAAGCAACAACGTCTTGGAAGATGAAGTCTTAATATTCTCTTAATTGCCTCCCTCCCTTTGCAGCTTTGCCCcagctgtgaagaaaacaaagattgcCATTATCAGTGTGCCCTTCTGGCTTGAGACAGGAAAATCAAGTATCCAAAATTCCTGAccctggtgattttttttactgagggGGGATGATGAGGAGATACTCTGTCCTAGAGCTTGGAGGGGTACGGTCAGTGGTCCCTCTGCTCCTCACATGGTGCTTAAGAAAATTGCACCCAAAATACTGGCAGAGCTTGGATTAGCACCTTGGTGAAATGAAGGAGATCATTCCTCCACCCAAGGAGAGAAGACAAAAGACAGGGCTGTCATTAGAACAGATATCATCATGGGTGGCTTCCTCTGGTCATTAGGAGATGGTTTCTAGCCACCAGAAGTGATAAGACACCATTAGGCTGCCAGTAGAGGCAATGAGACAAGAAACCTGGGTGCTTTGCAGGAACACCTCTATTAATGaacaatttaaattttttaatgtttttttttcaataacaaGCTTTATAACAAGACCTCGGGGTCTTGACTGGCTTCCTAAATCAGTTCCTTTTGAGTTTAACACAGCTGAAGGATGTGATCTTGTACAGAAGGAGCATGGCCTTCATCTAAACAAACTGGTGGGAGGACATGGAGGCAAAGAGATTGTCCCAGCACTTCTCCCATGGAAAagcatgctttgctttacaTTATAATACATATATTTCATCTCACTGTCCTCAAATTGTGAGCTATGCTCTTTCTAAAGCTGGCCAACAAAGAAACACGAACATGTCCATGAAATTGATGTGAGAGCTTTGAAAAGTCAGTACAAGCTGAATTTATCTCTAACAGTTTTGAAAAGCGAAGCAGGTATTTTATTGCTGGTGACAGGGTGTGAGTTCTGCacttgcctctgctgctgctaccTGTGAATTACTCAGATATTTTAATAGTGTCTTTTTTCCATCCAAATCTGTGACATGCTTAATGCTTTCCAGACAATGCTGCTTGCCATGTTGCTCTTTGGAGAACACACACGGAGATGGATGCTCTAGCATGGTGCTCACCTCCAGTCACTGCTCCATGCTGTGCCTGTACTGGAAACCCAAACCCAGAGCTGCAAGCAGCCAGCTTAAGACCAGCCCAGCCCATTTTGAATGTCAAGTTTGACGTCTCACACCATCCAAGCCCCAAACCGCCCTAGTTCAGAAGTTTCCTGCCTCCGAGCTATTGCTGGTCGCTGAGCCAGAGCCTGGCAGGTTGGAAACTTCAGCTTTCAGTCCACTGTTGGCAGATACAAGGAGAAGGCAGGGAAAGAGGCTCTCACAGGACTTTTTGCAAATGCTGACACAATTTTAATTAGCAAGTGCGTTCCTCGGGATGTGCACAGCTGGGAGTGCAGCAGCAAAGCGGGCCGAGATTCCTGTGAGGACCCGTGCCTTTCTGGCAGGTTGAAGTCATGTCTGCGGTGGCACACTGCCTGCTGACAGCCAGAGCATGTTTCAGCATCCTGGGGGCTGAGAGCCACCACCAGCCCCTCGGTGGCAATGACAGACCCCCTCCTAGGACATGGGCTCTGTTTGTCTTTGCAAACCAGGGTTCCCTCTTCACCTGCACTGGGAGCCATGGAATTGCTGTGCTACCCCAGCCTCAGGGTGTTTTATGGCTCACctgctctttaaaaaataaatagggggtggtggtgggagagaTATCAGATGCCAGAAGGTTGTCATAACCACTTTGCTTTATTGATACTGCATTACAAATGAGAAGTGCAATAGGTGCAGAAACCGTCTGAGTCTTGCCTACCACTGAATGCACGCAAGTGAAATAATCCACGATACATCAACACCTTTCCCAGGCCTCCCCACAGCCACATAAAACATCAGTGGACAATAATACATACAACAAGGAAATaaggtatatttttaaaagcaacaaacacAGTTTTTCCCTATATTTAGTGCAGCTAGGTACATCACTGAAAGACAGAGCTTTTGAGAGCAGGCAGAATGAAAGGGATGAAGCTACTATGAGATACAGAGGTAGACAAACCAGTCTGGAGGCTCAGTCCATCCCAATGGCACTAGTACAACTCACTGAAAGCTAGGTAAACAGCTCAGCTGctttctggatttaaaaaaaaaagctaagaaataatgtggaaggggaaaaaaagggaaaagtatGTGTTggttggtggtgggttttttcgCTCTATCTCCCCCTATCCAGACAAAGCCAGAGACACTGATTTACATACCTTGCAAAGACTGTGGCCACTTCTGTACAGCAAGTTGCaccttccctctttcccagtACCCCTGTGTGTATCACACTGGGAAAATACCCTCTGAAGACATGCTTTATGCAAAAACCATTTGCCCTTTGCATCCTGCAGAGCTACATGATAATACTGAGACCCAGGGgccagagctggggctgggctaGGACGAGGGGGTGACTTTCCCAGTCCTTCCTGGGGCTCTAGGCAGCATTTAGGACTTAATTTAATTCCGCTGAAATTATCCTTTGCCTCCCCACCCTCATGCATGTCAGCAGAGCACCGGGTGGAGGCCCCTGGACCAGCTGGGCTGGATGTGGAGGTGCGTTGGGTGCCCAGACCTGCCAGTCGTCCCTCCCCAGGGATCGCTGCTGGTCACTGCTGCAGCCTTCCATGCTTCTGCGATCCAGCAGCTAAGCACTTGGAGCTGTGTCTGCGTGTAGAGGCATCATAACAAAAATCAGAGTCAATTCTGCCCATCCATCTAAGCAAACAGGGCATCTTGGGTTTGGGTTTCTTCTCAAGCCTGCAGTTTGAGATTTCCAAGCTAAGCCTGTGATTTATCTGCTGACCTGCAAAGAGGCTTTGCAGGCAATAGGAGAAAATTGAGCCGAAGCAAAGGTCCAGTTTCACCCAGTCTCCCACCCATTGGCCAGGACCAGCCTCAGAGGTCCCTGTGGCTGCTTGGGTCTCTCCTTGCAAGTGAAGGCAGTCCTTGCCAAGCCAAAAGGCAGGATGGTACATTTTGAACTGTCTCCTGGCATCCAAAAAAATGAGCTGCTCTGGTCTGGTCCCATGGTGACCCGCGACAGGATAAGGCAGAAAGGAGGGTTAAAGATGAGCTGTGCTTGGAAACAGCATCATCACTTTTATGGTGCTTCCAGCATCGCTGCTTTGCTCTCTGGGGGATGCAGGCAAGACATTTAGCTGaagttttgcttggtttttaatCATCTCTAAATGTCCCCCATGATAGCAGTTTACACATCAAAGAGCAGAAAGGGACCAAAGCTCTCAAAGACGAAATTTCCAGCAGTGGCCACCAGAAGCCATGATGAAGTCAGTCCTCACCCTTCTCAGTGACACATTTTAGcacaaagaaaaccagaagtCTGCGGCAGGTGGAGAGACAGGGACAGGAAAGCAGACACATCCATTCTCCACCTGCAATAAAGTACATGTCCAAAGGAAGCAGCCAGCCCTGCATCTGTACAAAACCCCTCCTGACCAACCACAACAATACCAAGAGGAggatctgagaaaaaaaaacctttttttttaattactgcaaaatttaaaaagaaactgctaTAAAACATGCTATTTTTAAGTGCCTAAATCAGCAACTCCACTTTGGAGGGGGAAAATTTTTCCCAGACCAAGTCATCTGGGGCAGGAGGTTGGGCTCAATGAGGTCCTTACTCAAGTCCCTTGCCCCACAGCAAGACAGAGGTCTTGGCCACGCCAGCAGGACTGAGCAGACAACGTGGTGTCTGGCTGATTTGGGGGATTGGGGATGCTTGGGCTCTGTTTTGCCCAGCAGTTGCTCTATTACCAAACTGGAACCACAGTATTTTACTTCCCATTTGCACTGGTGCATGATAGTTATATGAGGTGAAAAGCAGCTCATCAGGATCCCTGAAAACTTAAGAGAGGCTGTATCTACTCTGAGAAACCAGAGAAGCACCATCTGCCAGGAAAACTAACCTAgatacaacattttttttctcctgtttgccTTTGGCGCATCTTCAACCCTCGTCCAGCTTTCAGGTCTCTGGGAACAGCCCAAACCGGTAAAAGCTAAGTAAACCTCAACAGCCGCTGGGAAACAGCCCCAAATCTCGCCAAGAATCCCTGGGAACATATTTATCTTGGCAGGTTCGGGGGGCATCTGCCACACGATTGAGGTTTCATGGTTGTGTTTAAGGGCACCACACCCTCTCTTGCAGGTTTGAGCCCCAAAAAGAGGAGCTGCAACGCACTCTGCTCCTCCACAAAGAGTGGCGCTTGGCGTGGCCTTCCTCCCACCCAACTCTCACCCcaagagcaaaaataaatgaaaagtaaaagaaaaagtcaggCTTCGTATTCTGGATGGATATTTATTTgcttaacagatttttttttttcttcatttttttcttttttggtacaAAGCATCCAGGAAagcttttgcttctctttttaaaaaataaaaactaggtttcttttaaaaaaagacacatgaaaaggaaaaaaaaaaagtcaattatTTGCAATTGCTCTGTTTTTATTCtgccttccccaccccacccacttcccttcccccccccttaatTTGGACcgattttcattcttttccatatatatttaataaaataaataaaggattttCTTTGTCGTGTATTGCAgtgccattttttttaaacaaaggctTCATGGCTCAACATTGCAAGGtaataacaaacaaaaggatTATACATTAAAATCCTCCCCCTTTCAAGACTCCCCCTAGCCCTCCCCTCCAAACCACGAAATAGAATACAATTCaagtagtctttttttttttatgttttaaatgtatGGATATATAAGACAAAGCAAGTACAGAACTGGTTAACAGAGTGTCCCCATTTTATTAGCAAGTGAGAGTATATTAGGGAGATGTAATTGATTTCCCCCTTTTTACGGCTCCTAGACAgataatatatattattttaaaaccaacCTATTTTACAGCCCTCTGCCCGCCTCTCAAACCCATCCGCTCACCGAGTCCCGAGCCTCAAGCCAGAGACTTGCcttttcccccatcccatgCAGCggtcccagccctgcacctCCCGGGTGCAGCCCTTCTCCTCcacagccccggggggggggcgaagggaggagggggggcgCGGGGTGGGCGTCCGGCGAGAAGGACGCAAAgggcaagagaaggaaaaggagacggTGGGGCGCGGAGCCGGTGCTTCTGCAGGGGCTTGGCGGTGAGGGCCGCCTGCCCACCCGCTCGCCGGAGCGTGGGCGCGCGAGCGAGCCGTCAGGGTGGGGAGGAAGCGGTAGGGCCCCCGTGGCTCGGGAAGCCAAGCTCCGCCGGGGGTCCGTGCAGAAGCAGGCCCTCGAGTTGTAGCTGGCAACACCTTcaccattcaaaatagtttGTCTCTAGAACAGTTCCCTTTTAGTCTAAattgtggtggttttgttttttgttgttttttttttcctaaaaaaaaaaaaaggatgcgTGTCGatgtatttctgtgtgtgcgtgcatcTGTGTACATGAGTAACAGCCAACTAGCTCATATGGTCATGACCAAGCTatatttcagaagagaaaagaaacacatttatcACACTTTTCCTAAAACGAAAAGCTAAAATTTCAAGTTCAGTATTCGCTATCTtgtccttccctccccaccctcccttgctatttctgggttttttcccttccaacTTACTTTAGCACcataacacattttaaacattaCAATCCCTCTTCAGATACTACACAAAATGTCCCATAAAAATAGTgctttttttgccaaaaaagttatataatatattatatatataaatcaaCTAAATCCGTGGCAAATGTGCAATGCAGACGCCTCCTCCATTTAAAGTGAGCATCAgctcacttttttctttttttttcttctttctcctttcctttttcttctctctttctcgctttctctctcctcttcctctctttctcacGTCATCGATGATTTCAAAAAGGTGCAAGTCGATTTGGAATCTTGTAAtgaagcacacacacaaaaatgcagaTGGGGGCTCCTTGGAACTTCTTCTCAggtacatttttcttttaaaggtgcaaaagaaagttataaaaataagcaaaccaaaagaaaaaaaacaaaaaagaagaagaaagtgggGTGGGaatgaggcaaaaaaaatatatccctCAATATTTCTCCCCATTtcgttttattttttttcactttattgtCAAGAAAGACACGGAATGGACTCTTCTTctcgagaaaaaaaaaaaagattaagaaaaattttaacTTCATATCCTTTTTccctcttgctctttcttttgtcttctggCGTTGGCACTGGGGATGTCACGCAGCGCCCGGcagcaaaaagttcaagtgcCAAACTGTCCCTTTGCAAGTACAGGCTTGGAAATACTGGGGGCGCGGGGGAACGAAACAGGCCTGGGAAACGCAAcaaccctcccccccaccccgaaaGGACGATGCCGCGGGAGCGGCGCtgctcgccgccgccgccgccgccgccgccatcccCTCCTTGCTGTGTCAGTTGTTTGGTTGGGGCCGGAGCGGCGTGAGGgtcccccgccgccccgctcctcGGCTCGGCGGCCCCGGGGACGGAGGGGCTCGGGGGCCGGGGCTCGCCAGTCCTCCCGCCCTCCCCCGGGAGATCAAAAATCGAGACGGCTGCTCAGGGTTCATTTCTGGGGGCCAGCCGTTTCGGGGGAGGCTCGGGCCGCTGGGGGCCTCTGGCTGGGCAGGGAGATGAGGGGACGGTGCAGCGCCTTGGCTTCCTCGGCCGCTTGCAGCCCCTCCGCCTGCCACCGGTACTGGCGAGCCCGCAGGATGCCGGGCACCTCCCGCTGCAGCCGCTGGGAGCTCTTCTTCTGCCACACGTCGTACTTGGAGTACTTGGCATGCGAGGGCTTCTGGAAGCTCTCCTGCAAGGGGACGGGATAGCAACGTTAGCTTCGCCGCAAGCCTGCCCGCCCTCCGGACGGGGGTTCCCCTCTTTGAGCTCCGTCCGCCCCACGGAAACACTGCCCCGTCCCTGGAaacgttcaaggtcaggttggacggggctctgagcaacctcatctagtggaagatgtccctgttcGCTGCAGGGCGGTTGGACTAAacgacctttaaaggtcccttccaaccaaacTATTCTAAGATTCTGCGATCCAGCCCACCTCTGGTCCCCCACCTCATTGAAAGCTGACCTTCTGCAGGGCATTTGGCATGAGTCGCCAGCAGTGGCCGTCTCTCGAAGgctctgcagaagcaacagACCTTGCAGCTGGGGTTTGTCCCCTCCCGCCCACGGCCCTCCCGTCTTTCCTCTTGCTATCTATTTCGGAGAAGGGCCGCCATCCCGGCGCAGCCCGCCTACCTTGCTGAGTGCCGGCAGGCCCGCCAGGGAGGTGGCGGAGAGGTCGCGCTCAGACTTGACGGACTTGGCGCAGTAGGTTTCCAGCAGAGCAAGGTCACAGCTCCGAAAGCAGCACTCCTCCACGATCCCCCGGTTGATCCGCCGGTTATTTCGTCCCACCGGTCTACCTGCAACAGCGAAGACCCAGGAGTTAACCACCAACCTGGACTGGTCCTCTCCCCACCTCCTGGCACCATCCCTTTGCAGGCACCCCTCCACCAGCCACCGGAGACCGGGGGATCCCACACGCTTCAAAAATAGCCGCGCTTCTCTCAAACCGGCCAACACGCACCCGCAAACCGGCCGAGTTTCACGTTAAGACTTTCCCAGACAAATGCTGTTGATGCTAACAGGGCTCCCCGCATGCGCGTGGCACTAATTAAAGACGCTATATATGGTGGTGATTTATTCCCCTCCTATACCTCCGGCGTGGGCAGCCCTTTTGGGCGCAGTTAAAGTGAGGAAGCTCAAGCCCAGCCCGGCCACCAGCACTGCGCCGATTACTGCGACGGTCTCCAATGTTGATCCTGGCAAGCGAGTTTTATTAGAAAGAAGCAGCGCGGCGCTGCGGCTGCCAACCTTCCTCCATTGGGTCGATGCTCAGGCAGGTGAAGCGAACCAAGGCGGCTAAATTTTACCAGATGGGACAGCTCTGAGACAGCTGCAGAAAGAATACAGGCTCCCGCACCCGCCAAGAGTAGCTATTCAACTTTATCTTTTAATAAGGgttcctcttctgtttcttcctgcaGAAGGATGCAAAAGCCCATGTCCAGTGCAGCAACAACTGAGTGCATTTCACATCACCGCTTAACGACGGCCAAAGCGCTCCAGAGGAAAAGCTTACAtcagttttactgctttttctccccctcttgAAATAAGAGGTGGGCAAATTTGAATTTCTGATGCAAAACAAATTTGCTTGGGAATTGCAACTTCCAAAACATGAACCGGCCCAAAATGAAAGGATTTTCTCCGCACTTTCTGACGTGGCATGTTATGCGCTTGTGCTGTTGTGGGGTTTGCAGCCAGGGCTCTGTACGCTGCCATGAGCGCCTCTTCCCAGTGCAAGGTGTTCcgagggaggggagcagaggccaGCATCAGTGGGACTTGCAATCAGGATCCAGTACCGCATTCTGGCCAGGAGAATTTGGGCATGGGAAAAACTGAGAGTGAATGGTGGAAGCACAAAGCGTAAGGCTGCTCACCGTGCCGTGCCAAGCCCCCACCTGCCAGCCGGCCTGTGGGAACACACCAAATGGTCCACATTGGCCCCATACATGACCTGTGATCCCCCTTCGCACTCCGGATGAAGCAGGCACTCAGGTGTTTGGCCTTGGTGAAGATTTAAGGGCTCTGGCTTGTAAGGTGCTGACCAATTTCCCCAGGGTGTGCCTCGCCTGGGTGCCCACCTAAAGTGCATCGGAACAAAGTGCAAAGCACAGGAGCTTTCTGTGCATGCAGTGCAAACCCACATGTGAAAAGCAGCCCCATATGTGTAATGCAAACATGCGTGTGCAATGCAGCCTTATGTGTGCAACACAGATATGCATGTGCAATGCAGCCCGGCATGTGCAACGCAGCCCCACACGTGCAATGCAGACACGCAGGTGCAACGCAGACCTGCATATTCAACACAGCCCCGCATGCACAATGCAGCCCCATGTGTGCAGTGCTGGCATGCAAAACCCTGAGACTGTGCCTTGCCGTGGGCTCTGCAATAGCAAAGGCCCTGGCAGCAGGGCACCCGCTCTCTGTTAAAATCAGCTGTTCCTCGCTCGGCAGGGAGCCCTCTGCTCCACGCTGGTGCATTGCTGCCGTGCTCGGAGGTCGTGAGAGCAAACACGGCATCGGGGTGCAGGATGATGGGGCAGCTGACTCATACAATGCAGCCCACCTTCGGGAGTCATTTCAAATGCTCTCTTTTCCATGTTCATCCACCCTGCACCAccaccttccttttctttttctttttctctggaaaaaattCAGGCACAACCTTTAGCCAGCACTGCAGGAAGGTGAGAAGGATGGTTCCTTCTTGATAAAGGCTCAGCAAAGGGAGCACTGTCAGgagtttaattttctctctatAAATGCTTGTGGCCAACAAGCACGCTGGATTGGGCCCTCCCTTTAAAGGCAGGGCAGGCGCGTTGGGTGCCCGCAGCTGTACGAGTGATGCCGGAGCAGGCTATCTGGGTGGCGATGCCCAAGGGAGACGGGGGAGAGGAGCCAGCTTGGGGCCAGGTGCGTCTATTCTTCTATACGCCTGTGACGCCCAGCGAGGTCCACGGGAGACGTGCGCTGTCACTGACATCCCGCACCACATATGGCCCCCGCTCAGCACCTGTTGACCCCAGTGCCCAAACCTGCGTGCGCAGCAGGTTGCTGAAGCATTAGGCTGCTCCAGAAAGGCATCCTGAGCACAAGCAGAAGGAGagtttggaaggaaaagagaaaaaattcaaGTCACCCCCTCTTGCTAGCAGATCCCCAGAGGGCTGCATTCACACTCCCGCTGAACAGAAGGTTGCACAAGCGACAACACGCACGGTTCGGGGGGAAGTTAAGGTTTTGAAAGGTTACATGTCTCCTCTCAAAAACAGAAGTTGCCCGCTTGCAGTTATGTGTTTGTTTGGAAAGAAGAGATGGGGGGGAACAATAAGCAAAGCAGGACCATTTTCACTGCCTTGCCATCAAGGGCACTTTCTGGTATGGGAGCGCATGGGAAGGTCACAGCAGCACACGTCTGCAAATGCCCAGGTGTGGCATCGCCAGGGTGAGCTCCTGGCAGGGACCACCACGGCGGCACGGCCCCTTCCTCCCCGCTcgctgcccctgcccagccgGCGGGCACACGCGTGGCCCCTGGCCCCGACGCGCTACCCCTTCGCTCTTGCATAAAGCTGCTGCGTGCCGTTCCCCTTGCTGGCGCCGCTGCCAGCTCCGCTGCGACGGTCCGATAGGGCACATTTCCCATTACATAATTGTCCGTAGGGATCTCGCCAAATGCCAATACAATCCTCTGCGGGAGAGttactttgggaaaaaaaacaggcaaacaTAACAAACAGGGATTTAGTcccagaaagcacctggagacaACAGCCCAGGGAAGAGACGCCAGGACATTGCTGGTTAACAGCAATATCGCTGCTGACCTGGATTGGGAAAAGCGTTTGTTCCATAACACGATTTACGCACGGACTAAAGGTtgaatttcctggcttttgCCCATGGGTGGCATCCCACTTTACCGCCACTGCCAAACCCAGGGAGGGTTCTGCCGCTCCGTCCCTTGTCCGCAGGGAAGAGCTGCGCGGGCAGCCGGCTGCGGCACCGCCGGGGTGCGCAAGCCACTTCCCATTGCACCGACGACCGCCTCCTCCCGAGGAAACGCACTTCCTCTCGGCCTTCGATGAAGGGCtgcactttctttttccccaaattgTGCTCCACCAAAACctcccacagctctgctgaggGGCCGAGCCCCGCGATGCAAAGCCCGGCGACGCAAAGCCCGGCGACGCAAAGCCCAACGATGCGAAGCCCGGCGACACAAAGCCCTCCGGCCGCGCAGGGTTATTCCTGCCTGGCAGCGGCTATCCTGACAGGGAGAGCTGGGCATCCTGGCAGTGGTGCAAAGCCAAACCCGCTCCCCAGAGAACCCGGAGACCGCGTACCTGCAGCTCAGCTATGCCTCCACGCCGGAGGCGGTGGCACCGCCGTGGCTGCGGGGGGGACAGGAGGGACCCTTCCCTGGCATTGCCGCCCCACCGCTCCGGGCTCCCCACCCTCACCGGGGCCGGACGGATGCCGTGGGGAGGGGTGCGCGGTGCCGGTGCCACCCTGGCCGGGTCCCCTCTCCTCCGGTCAATCAGGCAGCAAGCCGAGTGGAAGGGGACTTTGGGTGTAAACAGTCCTCGCGCCCCTGTCGCAGGAATGTCGGGAGCAACAAGGGGGCCTTTGTGCGGCACCGGGCCCCGTCCCAGTGCCCCCGGCCTGGCCCTCCCCCACCCCGGCACCGCACTTTCCCCCCTGCTTTTTCCTAGTATTATTCGGAGGAGCGGCGGGTGCGCAAGAATGTGCCCCGTCAGCACAAGCGGCTGCAAAGAGCTAAATTCTTATCAGCTGTtggaaaggaggaaacaggAGCTGTTGTTTACAGAGAAGTCGGATGCctctccccctgcagccccttctcccctccctgccagcatTGCATGACAGCAACTTCGCGGCCCGGGCTTCCTCTCGACCTGCCCCGCTTTTTTCCCTCGGAGCTGCGCTCGGCATCCCTCTGCGGGCCatgccgccggccccggggtGGGTGCCGGGGAGCAGGGAGACGGGGTCCCGACCCTGCCGCAGAACCACGGCGGGATGCCGCCACCTTGCCAGCACCTGCGGGCCAGCCCCCAAAGCCTTAAGAGTCGCGGAAGGGAGGAATCACGGCAGAGGCGGAGAGCAAAGCACGCACGGCTCCGGCTGCAGCTTGCCCAGGCACCCCTGGGAtgcagcacagggctggtgTGGTGCACATCGCCAGGCCCACCCTGCGTCCCGTGGCCAGGTAGCCCCAGCGCTGCCGGCTCCTGCCCCTGTTGGTGCAGCTCTTTCGCAGCTCCAGCTCTCGGAAGCGGTTTCAACATCCTCAGCCCCAAGCACCTGCCAGCCACGACGCCTCCAAGGGCACCCGGGGGCTGGCACT from Haliaeetus albicilla chromosome 16, bHalAlb1.1, whole genome shotgun sequence carries:
- the IGF2 gene encoding insulin-like growth factor II, translating into MSSAGAHTDERCRQPAFLPGPPPPPPQEVESSSGSAKVQRMCAARRMLLLLLAFLAYALDSAAAYGTAETLCGGELVDTLQFVCGDRGFYFSRPVGRNNRRINRGIVEECCFRSCDLALLETYCAKSVKSERDLSATSLAGLPALSKESFQKPSHAKYSKYDVWQKKSSQRLQREVPGILRARQYRWQAEGLQAAEEAKALHRPLISLPSQRPPAARASPETAGPQK